TTCGGCCTTATTGCCAGAAAACTGCATTTGTCTCCGCTGGTCGGGTACCTGCTGGCCGGGGTAGTGGTAGGGCCGTATTCGCCGGGATTTGTGGCGGATTCCCACACGGTGGAGCAGTTCGCGGAGCTGGGCGTTATTCTGCTGATGTTCGGCGTGGGGCTCCATTTTCATTTGAAGGATTTGATTGCCGTGCAGAGGGTCGCGGTGCCGGGAGCCGTGGTGCAGATATCCGTGGCTACGGTGCTGGGGGTACTGGTGGGCTGGATGTTCGGATGGTCCACGATTTCCGGGCTGGTGTTCGGCATGGCGATCTCCGTGGCGAGCACCGTAGTGCTTACACGAGTCCTGGAAGACAACCAGAACCTCCATACGCCGAGCGGCCATGTGGCCCTGGGGTGGCTGGTGGTGGAGGACCTGTTCACCATTCTGCTGCTGGTGCTCATCCCCGCCGTGATGGAGGCGCGCCAGAGCGGTGCCGGGGACTGGAGCGGCATTCTCTACGAACTGGGCTGGATGTTCGTCAAGCTGTCCCTGCTGGTGGCCCTGACGCTGTTTGCCGGAAAAAAAATCATTCCGCTGGTGCTGCGCTACGTGGCGCGGACGGGAGCGCGGGACCTGTTTACGCTGGCGGTGCTGGTCATTGCTCTGGGCGTAGCGGTGTGCTCCGCGAAATTCTTCGGCGCTTCCATGGTGCTGGGAGCGTTCCTGGCGGGGATGGTTGTGGGGCAGTCGGACTTTTGCGCTCGCGCGGCGGCGGAGGCCATGCTGATGCGGGATGCCTTTGCCGTGCTCTTCTTTGTTTCCGTGGGGATGATGTTTGACCCGATGTCCGTGGGGGATTGCTGGCCGCTGGCCCTGGCGACGCTGGGGGTGGTAATGATCGGCAAGCCGCTGGCGGCCTATGCGGTGGTGCGGTGCCTGCGGCGTCCGCTGCCGCTGGCGCTGAGCGTATCCGTAGCCCTGGCGCAGGTGGGTGAATTCTCCTTCATCCTAGCCGGGATGGGGCTCATGTACAACATTCTGCCGCCGGACGCCAACCAGGCCATCATTCTGGCGGCCGTCGTCTCCATTTCCCTGAATCCCATCCTGTACCGCCAGATTGGCCCTGTGGTCAAGTGGCTGCAAAAGCGCGGCATCGGCCTTACGGATCTGGGCGGAGTGAACAGCCTGGCGCTCCCGTCGCCGGACGCGCGGCGCGTGGTGCTGGTGGGGTTTGGCCCTACGGGGCGCATTCTTAAAAGAATATTGAATGACAACGGGGTGGAAGTCATCATCGTGGAGATGAACATAGACACGGTCACCGCCATACGTGAACAGGGCGGAGACATCGTTTACGGGGATGCCAGCCAGCGTGAAATCCTGCGCCATGCGGGCATTGAATATGCGGAAAGCCTGATTCTCTCCGCCTCCATTCCGGATGCCAAGGAAATCGTGGGGGTGGCTCTGGAGCTCAACCCCCACATTGACGTGATGATCCACACCAAGTACATGAGGGACGTGGACGTGCTTAAGGAAGCCGGCGCCTCCCAGGTCTTCTCCTCGGAATCGGAAGTGGCTCTGTCCATGGCGGAATACTTCCTGCGGGAAGGCGGCGCGGACGACGAACAGATCGTTTCCGAACGCCAGCGCATCCGTGCGGAACTGGACAGGGAAGTGCCCGGAGCTTCCGCCGCGGGGCACTGATGACCGGGGGCGCTACTTCTTGCGGGCGGAGATAATCAGCATCATGGGGCGGCGCAGCTCTTCCTGCATGCCGGGGACGGAATCCAGAAGTTCACGGGACGGCTTCGGTTCCTCCATGGCGGTAACCTCAAATCCGCCGGCGGCCAGAGCGCCGAGATAGGAAGTAAGCGTCCTGTGATACTTGGTCACTTCCTCCCCCAGGAAAACGGCCTGCCGCGGTCCTTCCATGAAATAGCCGTCCACGGGCCAGTGCATGATCTGGCCGGATTCATCGTAATGCCAGTCCTGCGTTCCCTGGGCGGTGAAAACGGGATGCTCCACGGAGAAAATAAAGGCGCCTTCCGGCTTGAGCCAGCGGGAGACATTCCGGCAGACTGCCTGGAAATCCGGCGTGTAATGGAAGGCCAGGGAGCTGAGGACAATGTCGAAGGAAGCCTCGGGAAGCAGGATATCCTCCATGGGCATGCAGCGGTACTCGATAATGCCTTCGTTTCCCATGGACCTGGCTTTGGCGATCATCTTTGCGGAAATGTCCACGCCCAGCACGGAGGCCGCCCCGTGCTCTGCCGCATACCGGCAGTGCCAGCCGAATCCGCATCCCAGGTCCAGAACGTGCTTGTCATGGAAATCCGGCAGCAGCCGTTCCAGTGTTTTCCATTCTCCGGCCCCTTCCAGCCCCTTTACGGAACGGTCCATTTGACTGTATTTCTGAAAAAAGACGTTATCGTCGTACTTGTTTTGTTTCATGATGGGGAGGAAATGAACGTTGCGTGGAAATAAAATGCTGTTTTATTTGGCCGGTTTCAGAATGACGGTAACGCGGCCCAGGTGGTGCAGGGCATTTTCTATCTGGTCTTCCAGTTGGGAGGCGATCTGGTGGCATTCCCGGATGGTCAGGGATGCATCCGCGGAGCATACGCAAGTCAGGGTGGGGAAATTGTCCTCCCGTGCCAGGTCCAGCTTGAGAACCTTGCAGATATTCCTGTGCTGCTGGAGGATAAGGTTCACCTTCAGGCGGACTTCCTCCGGCGGAACGTGCTCCGGAATGGCGTTCGCCTTCATATCGCGGCAGTCCGGCTCAATGCGGCAGATCACCTTCTCCGGCTTGAGCGCATGCTGGACGGAATCCCGGAACGCCTTCACCACATGGTAGCCGCGCTCCAGAGGCCAGTCCGCGGGAATCTCCACATCCATGAAATAACAGGGAGCATGTTTGCCGCTGCCTGCATAGAACCCGTGGATGCGGACATGGTGGCGCAGGGCCAGCCGGTGGACGACCGTGTCCGGCTCCATGTTGGAAAAATTCTCACGGGCCGGTTCGATATGGACGATCACGTCCGCTTCCGGCAGCTCGTACTTGACAATGCCTTCGATGGACTCCGCCACATCATGGGCGTCGTCCACGTGCAACTCCGCGGGCGCTTCCACGTCCAGCTCCACAAAAATGCGGGCGCCGCCGTCGCGCAGACGGATGCGCTTGACCGGGTAATCCGGGGCGTTCTTCTTCATGGCGGTTAGAACCTGCTGCGTCAGGGCGGAAGAACCGCCGTCCATCAGGGCGTGAATGGAACGTTTGGCAAGGCCGAAGGCCACGGAACAAACCAGGGCCGCCACAAACAGGGCTGCGATGGCGTCCGCCTTCTCCAGCAAGCCGTGCCAGACGGAATCTGCGGGAACCAGGTGCGCCAGCCATACGCAGAAAAGGCCCAGCAGCACGACGGCGGAAGACCAGATATCCGTGGTAAAATGAAGGGCGTCCGCTTCCAGCGCCTGGCTCTTGTGCTTCTTGGCCACCCGGCGGAGCATGGCGGAGCGGTTCACGTCCACCAGCAGGGAAACGGCCACCACGGCGAAGGCCCACCAGGTGAGGGTGATCTCCGCCTCATTGTAAAACAGCCGGTCCACAGCCTCCCATACAATCCATGCGCAGGTAATCAGGAGCAGGGCAGTTTCCGCAAGCGCGGAAAGATTCTCCACCTTCTCATGCCCGTAGGGGTGGCTCTCGTCGGCAGGACGGGCGGCCACCTTCACGGCGTAAAAAGTCATGGCCGCAGCCATCAGGTCCAGGCCGCTGTGCAGGGCCTCGGAAATGATGCCCAAGCTGCCCGTCACGATACCGGCCCAGAGCTTGATGCCCGTCAAAAAGGCGGACCACAGGACGGAGGAAAAGGCCGCATGTGATTTTTCTTGGTGCGCTGCTTGTTCCATAAGACAGAGAAAAGGAAGAGGAGCATATCTAAGCCCGCCTCCCTTTCTTAGTCAATGATAACACAGACGGCGTTGAACTTCGGTCCCGTTCCATGACGGAATAGAGGTTTTCCCGGGAAAATGCGGGACAGAATATCGCGGATACTTTTAATGTTTATTATTATCTTGAATATTTTTTGAATGGATTTCTAATCAAGCCGGAACATGCCGGGCGTGTGGCGGAATCCTTTTTTCCCGTGTAAAAATGATTACGGGGGTTCTTTCAACAAGTGGAAATGCCATCCTGTCCTCCCTCTGATGGACTGTGTCAGGAAAAGGCGGAGAAGGGGCCGGCAAAAGTGGTTATGCTCCACGTCCGGATGGTCGTGACATTTTCCGAAAATGGTTCTAAAAGATCAAATAAAGAGGGTTCGGTTTATTGAAATAATTGATATATCCTTCACATCATATTAGGATACATCATTCAGGGTAATGATATGGATCATGTTATGAGGTGTTCTTTATACATTTTTTTAATAGCAGTTTCAGGCGGGATAACTTTTTCGGAAGGGGCGAGGCGAATGATTGACCCGGTTGGGCATCCTGTGATGGATTTATGGGAGCCCCTCAACCCCGGCTATTCCGACCGGAAGTATCCTCCCGTCAATGGAAGATGGATTGAACAAAAGTTGATCGAATTCAATGATCATCAATATCTGCAATGGAAACTGATTCTTAATTGTGAAGAATGGATCGACGCGCCCCGCGGAACAAACCGGAAGCAGGGAGGGGTTTTGAATCTCCTGTCCGGATTCTACCCCAAAAAGGATTATGATGAAACGAACGACCGGGAATGGACGGACATTCAGGAATATGCGTTGTGCATTTACACCTATTTCACCGCGGATGGGAAAATCTGTGACCTTGACGATCAGGGCTATCACATGCGTGTGGTGGAAGAGAATAGGGGACGCAGGTGCGTCACTTTTTATGGTGTACGGGGAGAAGATGCCCTTTGTGCAAATGGTTATCACCGGGGAGAGGTTATTTGCCAGGAAGGGGCAGGGATTCTCAATGGTCCTTTCATTTTCAGGGAATCCTTTTTTGGAAAAGGAGATGATTCAAGAAATGTCGTAAGCCAGGAGCCTGTGGATGTGGAACGTCCGGCTATTTTTCCGAAAGGACGAATGATCCGTTACCATCAGTACAAGGCAACGCCTGCCGTGGAGGCGGGCGTTGCCTGCCTGGAAGTTCATCAAGGATGGGAAGCGGAATTGACGGCTTCCACAAGAAAAACCTTTTATTTAAAAGAAAGATTTGGTGATTGGAACGATATCGATCAATTGCGGTTACTTCTTCCTGAAGATTTGCTTCAAGCAAAGTATTATCTGGACCCTTATGATGTAGCTGAAGCGGAATATACGGACAAGTTTGGCCGGTTGACTCGTGGCCTCCAGGGGTGGGCCCGGCGTTGTGCAGACCATTATGAACCTGGGAGTGATTTGGGAGGAGGCCGCGCCGTGAAGGAAATCCGCTATTACGACGAAAACGGAGAGTTAAGTTCCGATCATTTAATGAAGTGTGCTATTATCCGTTTTTCCTATCCGGAACATGGATTCCAGCAAATCAGCTATTTTGATGAGCATGGCAGGGAATTGAAGCATTTTCAAAAAGCAAGGGAAGGGCCTTTGGAAAAGGAAGAGCCATATAGTTACTATTCCATGTTAAACGAAGATGTTACCTGCTATGAGCCCGACAACCGGGATGAAGGGGAAATAATAGAGCGTGAGGCGGACTAGCGGAGAGAGGATAAAGCGGCCGTCCATCTTTTCCTGGAGATGCTCGCGCTTTCATCAAATTAAATAAGACGGGCAGTCTTTCCGTAGAATGATTACTCCAGACTGTGGGAGGAATTGTTTATCCGGTTCCCTGGGGTTTGCTTCCATGCTTCCGTGACCTAAAAAAGTATTGCCAATGCTGGGGAATACGTTATTTTGCGTGTGTTGAGAGTGACTGCCAAGCGGTAGCCGGAGCCCCTTAAGGGAGTGCGGCGTGTTCCCCGGCAGAGTATCCGGTCCCTGTAACCTATTTACGGATGGCCGCACCCTGATTCCCTTCCTGCGTGGTATTTGCGAAAGACAATGTGTTCGCCCGGGTTGAAGAACAGTTCCACTTGTTAGTTTGTCTCTTTTCACATACACTTACTATTATTCCCAATTCTATGTCAGGACATAATAAATGGTCTAAGATCAAGTACGTTAAGGCTAAGGAAGATGCCAAGAAGGGCAAGGTGTTTGCCCGCTTTGCCCATGAAATCATGCTGGCCGCCAAGAGCGGCGGCGGAGATCCTGATCTGAACCCTCGCCTGAGGGCCGCCATTGACGGGGCCAAGGCCGTGTCCACCCCCAAGGAGAATATTGAACGCGCCATCAAGAAAGGCACCGGGGAACTGGGCGGCGCCACCATCCAGGAGATTACTTATGAAGGCTACGGCCCGGCGGGCACGGCTTTCCTGATTGAAGTGGCGACGGACAACACGAACCGTTCCGCTTCCGAGCTGCGCACTCTGTTTACCAAGAACGGGGGCAGCATCGGCACTCCCGGTTCCGTGGCCTACCAGTTTGAACGCAAGGGAGAAGCCCGCATCATGGCGGAAGGCCTTACGGAGGATTCCGCGATGGACCTGGCGCTGGAATGCGGCGCGGACGATGTGGAGCAGGGTGATTCCGACAATGAATGGGTGTTTGTTACGGACCCGACGGAATTGAACAATGTGTGCGCCGCCCTGCGCGAGGCCGGGCATACGGTGATTTCCATGAAGCTGATTTCCGTGGCGCAGAACGTTTCCGTGATTAACGATCTGGAGACGGCGAAGGCCGCCCTGCGCTTGTATGAAGCGCTGGACGATTACGATGACGCGCTGAACGTCTTCTCCAATTTCGACGTGGCGGAAGAAATCCTCGAACAGCTTGACTAACGCCGTTGTCTTTCAGGAGACGCCTGTTGTTGCAGTCCAATTTTCTTTTCCATGTCTGATACCCCCCCAGATTTGACTCCGGAACAGGTTTCTCCGGAGCCATCGCCCAAAAAACGTATTGTCCGCAGAGCCAAGTCTGCGGCGGAAGCTCCGGCAGAGTCCCACGCCGCTGCGGAAGTTTCCGGGACGGAACAGGGTTCTTCCCCGGCCCCCCGCAAGCGGACGGCAAGGAAGAAGGTTCCGGAATTGGCGGGTGAAGGGATGGAGAGCACGGATGCGCCGCAGAAGAAGAGCGCCCGCAAAAGCAGCGCTGAAATTCCGGCGGCGGAAGGGACGGAGGAAGCTCCTGCCAAGCCCCGGCGCGGACGTCCCCGCAAGAAGCCCGTGGAGGAAGTTCCGGAAACTGCCGGTTCCCCTGATGTTCCCGTAACGGAAGCTCCCGTCAAGCCGGTGCGCAGGCGTTCCGCCAAGACCATTGCGCCTGAAGACGATGCCGCAGAGGGCGCCAAAACGGACGCTGCCGTTTCCATGGCGCCTGCCGAACCGGCCGCCAGTCCTGCGGATTCTGCTCCGGAACAGTCCGAAGGAGGCAGGCCGAAGGTGATCCGCCAGAGGTTTGTGAGAAAACCGCGGGTACAGGAGACAGGGCCGGATGCGGATTCTGCCGCTCCGTCCATCAAGGTGGTACAGGAAGGCGCTACGGATTTCTCCGGAGATGCCGCGCGGGAATCCCATCGGACGAATGAACCGCAAAGGCAGCGTTTTGAGAGACAGAACCGCCGCAATAACAACGACCGTTTCAATAAGAACCGGAACAACCGGCAGGACGGCCGCAATGGCAGGAACGGCAATGACCGGGTTAAAAACCGCTGGAACAATAATCACCAGGAGGGGAATGCTCCCCAGAATAATGCTCCCCGTGAGCTGGCGCCTCCGGAACCGGTGGACGGCCTGCTGGAAATCACGAATAAGGGATTCGGCTTTTTAAGGAAGCCGGATAATGATTTTGACGCTTTTGCGGAAGCCGTGTACGTTCCGCAGGACATGATCCGCAAGTTCGGCCTGCGTCCCGCCGTTTGGGTGCATGGACAAGCCTGCCGCCATGACCGCGGCATTCTTCTGACGGAGATATCCGCCGTCAACGGAGATGCTCCGGAGAAGGCCCGCAAGAGCCCGCATTTTGAAGAGCTCAAGGCGGTCAATCCGAATAAGCGCATTTCCTTTGAAACCCGTCCGGAGCGCTATACCACGCGCACGCTGGACCTGATTGCGCCTATCGGGCGCGGCCAGCGTGGCCTGATCGTTTCTCCGCCCCGCGCGGGGAAGACGACGCTGCTGCAGCACATGGCGGAAGCCATTCTGGAGAATTACAAGGATTCCATCCACCTGATGGTGCTGCTGGTGGACGAGCGCCCGGAAGAAGTGACGGAGTTCAAGCGTTCCCTTCCCGGAGCCGAGGTATACGCTTCTTCCAATGACGGCAGGGTGCGTGACCACTGCCGCATGGCGGAGCTTTGCATTGAGCGCGCCAAGCGGCTTGTGGAAGCCGGCCAGCATGTCTTCCTGCTGATGGATTCCATCACGCGCCTTGCCCGTGCCTATAATAACGCGGACAAGGGAAGCGGCCGCACCATGTCCGGCGGCATTGATGCCCGTGCACTGGAAATGCCCCGCCGTCTTTTTGCCGCCGCCCGCAATACGCGCCAGGCCGGTTCCCTGACCATCATCGCCACTGCACTCGTGGAAACCAACAGCCGTATGGATGACCTGATTTTCCAGGAGTTCAAGGGTACGGGCAACATGGAGCTTGTCCTGAACCGCCGCATTGCGGAGCAGTATATCTTCCCGGCCGTGGATATCCTGAAATCGGGAACGCGCCGGGAAGAACTCATCATGCCGGAAGCGTGGCTGTACAAGATGAACCTGATCCGCCGCGCGCTGGCGGGGCACAAGCCTGTAGAGGCCATGGAACGCTTCCTGTTTTTCCTGAACAAGTACCCAAGCAACGCCCAGATGCTGCTGGACCTGAAGCAGAAGGCATAAGCTGCCGGAATGATGGGGCGAAGAGCTCCACGCAGGATGCCTGCCAGGGAATATTTTCCTTTGACTATACAAGGGCGTTTTCAAACGCCCTTTTTGCTGTCCCAAATGGCGATGTGCAGACGGTCTGAAAAGCGGAGGCCATAACGGAGGCACCATTCCACCGTCTGCGCGCGCATGGCGTCCAGCTCTGCCCGTGTGGAGGCCAGTGGCATGAGCAGGATGCGTTCTGCGGGAATGTCTGCCCCGGAAGCCTGCCGCAGGGCGGTTTTTACATCTTCCTCGCACGCCACTACGAATTTGAACCACGCTTTTTCCGTGAAAGCCAGACGGCGCAGGATGTCCGGTTTCCATGTTCTGGCGGTTTCATTGCCGGAGTGGGGGAGTTTGGGAGACACGTTGAATTGCGTGATGCGTTCCAGCAGTTCCGCATCCGGCATAATGGTGCCGTTGGTTTCCAGCTCCACGGCATGGTCCGGCAGCAGGCGCAGCAGGGCGGGAAGGGCTTTTTGCTGAATGAGCGGTTCTCCCCCGGTCAGTACCAGGCGGCGGCATGGATAACGGAGCGCCAGTTCCGCCGCCTTTTCAGGCGTGAGCCGCACTCCGGGAACTGTCCCGTTCCAGGAGTACGCCGTGTCACACCAGGAACAGGCCAGGTTGCAGCCTGCCAGGCGCAGAAAGACGCAGGGAGTCCCCTGGGAGACGCCTTCCCCCTGGATGGAATGGAAAATTTCCGGTTGTCCGTGAAGCTGGGCCAGTGTGAGCATGATCAGGCAGGCCTGAGACTACCATATCCCTGCCGCCCGTCAACGCCTCCCTGCGGAGGGCGCCGGAAGAGCGGCAAACGGGACGCAGGAGCTTTTCTTCATTCCGTGCCCTCAAGTTTTCAGGAACACGCTCAGCCGTTGCTGCGGCGGAAGGCCCCCACCGTGAACAGGAGGAGGATGAATCCCACAACGGAGGCAGCGCCCGTGAACAGCTTCTGGAAGGAGGCATGGTCTTTTTCCTCCTTCTCCAGCTTTTTCACTTCTTCTCTGGAAGACTTGCGCATTTCAGCTCGGGCCTCGTCATAGGTCCGGGACGCCTGTTCCTCTTCTTTCCGGGCTTGTTCCAGAGCGTTCCGGACGGCTTTGGACTGCTCCCTGTATCCGGCTGTAGCCAGCAAATCGTCATCTCCCGGGTCCGGGGCGGCGGTTTCTTCCCGGTCATCGTCGGTTAAGGCCTTGTTTTTTTGTTCGGTGAGTTTTTCCTCCGCTTTCTGCATCAGTAGCTGCTGCTTGCCGGTTTTTTCTTCCAGGGCTTCCAGGGCGGCGTCCAGAGCCTGCATTTTTTTCTTTGTGGCGGAGGTTTTCAGGCGAATGAAGGCTATTTGCGATTGAAGTTCCGAGATGTTCTCCTTCTGGGGAGCGGCTCCTGAAAATTTCTTTTTGGCTTTGGCATCCTCCCGGTTCTTGGCCAGTTCCCGTTCGGCCTGCCCCAGTTCCGCCTGAATACTTCTCTGCTTGTCGGCCAACTTCGCAAGCAGGGTTTTCATTCCCTCCCTCTTTTGAAGCAGTTCTTCCCTGGCGGACTTGGAGTTTTCCCTCTGCCTGCTCATGCGGCGGCGCAACTGGTCAATCCTCTGGTCGTGTTCCTTCACTTCCTCCTGCTGGTCCGCCATGCTTTTTTGGTAGGCGGCAACCTGGGCTTCCTGCTGCTGCTGTCTTTTCTGCTCAAGATAGGTTTCCTGGAATTTTTCCATGGCCTCTTCCGCCGTCCGGGTGGCGTCCTGGGCTTCATCCAGTTTCTTCCGGGTCTGGCTGACGGTTTTCTCCAATACTACGGCCTCCTGTTCCATGGCTGTTTTCCGGGCGGCCAGTTCCTTTCCTTCCGGGGAGATATGGTGTTGATAGTACCAGACGGAGAATCCGGCGGTTAAAATGGTCAGGAGAAGCAGTACATAGCGCATGAGAGTGTTCCAACGATTCGGGTAAAAGTACAAAAAGGAGTGTGCCTTGTCAACATGGCAGAAATAAAGGCAACCCGCCTCCCTCCGGGAATGGAGAGGAAGCGGGCTGCCTGGAAGGCGGGTTCCGGCAGAGTCCGGAAATGAGTCTAATTCCTGTTAAAGATTCAGGGAGAAGGCGGAGATGGCGTCTATCTCTTCCGCAATCTTGTTCAGCAGTTCATCGGAAACGGGTTTGTTGGTCTTGAGGACGGCCAGGGCTTCCCGCGTGGCGTGATCGGCCGGAGCGGCGATGTTGTCAATGTTGATGCCGTT
This portion of the Akkermansia massiliensis genome encodes:
- a CDS encoding cation diffusion facilitator family transporter, which translates into the protein MEQAAHQEKSHAAFSSVLWSAFLTGIKLWAGIVTGSLGIISEALHSGLDLMAAAMTFYAVKVAARPADESHPYGHEKVENLSALAETALLLITCAWIVWEAVDRLFYNEAEITLTWWAFAVVAVSLLVDVNRSAMLRRVAKKHKSQALEADALHFTTDIWSSAVVLLGLFCVWLAHLVPADSVWHGLLEKADAIAALFVAALVCSVAFGLAKRSIHALMDGGSSALTQQVLTAMKKNAPDYPVKRIRLRDGGARIFVELDVEAPAELHVDDAHDVAESIEGIVKYELPEADVIVHIEPARENFSNMEPDTVVHRLALRHHVRIHGFYAGSGKHAPCYFMDVEIPADWPLERGYHVVKAFRDSVQHALKPEKVICRIEPDCRDMKANAIPEHVPPEEVRLKVNLILQQHRNICKVLKLDLAREDNFPTLTCVCSADASLTIRECHQIASQLEDQIENALHHLGRVTVILKPAK
- the rho gene encoding transcription termination factor Rho, whose amino-acid sequence is MSDTPPDLTPEQVSPEPSPKKRIVRRAKSAAEAPAESHAAAEVSGTEQGSSPAPRKRTARKKVPELAGEGMESTDAPQKKSARKSSAEIPAAEGTEEAPAKPRRGRPRKKPVEEVPETAGSPDVPVTEAPVKPVRRRSAKTIAPEDDAAEGAKTDAAVSMAPAEPAASPADSAPEQSEGGRPKVIRQRFVRKPRVQETGPDADSAAPSIKVVQEGATDFSGDAARESHRTNEPQRQRFERQNRRNNNDRFNKNRNNRQDGRNGRNGNDRVKNRWNNNHQEGNAPQNNAPRELAPPEPVDGLLEITNKGFGFLRKPDNDFDAFAEAVYVPQDMIRKFGLRPAVWVHGQACRHDRGILLTEISAVNGDAPEKARKSPHFEELKAVNPNKRISFETRPERYTTRTLDLIAPIGRGQRGLIVSPPRAGKTTLLQHMAEAILENYKDSIHLMVLLVDERPEEVTEFKRSLPGAEVYASSNDGRVRDHCRMAELCIERAKRLVEAGQHVFLLMDSITRLARAYNNADKGSGRTMSGGIDARALEMPRRLFAAARNTRQAGSLTIIATALVETNSRMDDLIFQEFKGTGNMELVLNRRIAEQYIFPAVDILKSGTRREELIMPEAWLYKMNLIRRALAGHKPVEAMERFLFFLNKYPSNAQMLLDLKQKA
- a CDS encoding class I SAM-dependent methyltransferase → MKQNKYDDNVFFQKYSQMDRSVKGLEGAGEWKTLERLLPDFHDKHVLDLGCGFGWHCRYAAEHGAASVLGVDISAKMIAKARSMGNEGIIEYRCMPMEDILLPEASFDIVLSSLAFHYTPDFQAVCRNVSRWLKPEGAFIFSVEHPVFTAQGTQDWHYDESGQIMHWPVDGYFMEGPRQAVFLGEEVTKYHRTLTSYLGALAAGGFEVTAMEEPKPSRELLDSVPGMQEELRRPMMLIISARKK
- a CDS encoding YebC/PmpR family DNA-binding transcriptional regulator, with the protein product MSGHNKWSKIKYVKAKEDAKKGKVFARFAHEIMLAAKSGGGDPDLNPRLRAAIDGAKAVSTPKENIERAIKKGTGELGGATIQEITYEGYGPAGTAFLIEVATDNTNRSASELRTLFTKNGGSIGTPGSVAYQFERKGEARIMAEGLTEDSAMDLALECGADDVEQGDSDNEWVFVTDPTELNNVCAALREAGHTVISMKLISVAQNVSVINDLETAKAALRLYEALDDYDDALNVFSNFDVAEEILEQLD
- a CDS encoding cation:proton antiporter, which encodes MDHDFSLIFTFVGGLTAALLFGLIARKLHLSPLVGYLLAGVVVGPYSPGFVADSHTVEQFAELGVILLMFGVGLHFHLKDLIAVQRVAVPGAVVQISVATVLGVLVGWMFGWSTISGLVFGMAISVASTVVLTRVLEDNQNLHTPSGHVALGWLVVEDLFTILLLVLIPAVMEARQSGAGDWSGILYELGWMFVKLSLLVALTLFAGKKIIPLVLRYVARTGARDLFTLAVLVIALGVAVCSAKFFGASMVLGAFLAGMVVGQSDFCARAAAEAMLMRDAFAVLFFVSVGMMFDPMSVGDCWPLALATLGVVMIGKPLAAYAVVRCLRRPLPLALSVSVALAQVGEFSFILAGMGLMYNILPPDANQAIILAAVVSISLNPILYRQIGPVVKWLQKRGIGLTDLGGVNSLALPSPDARRVVLVGFGPTGRILKRILNDNGVEVIIVEMNIDTVTAIREQGGDIVYGDASQREILRHAGIEYAESLILSASIPDAKEIVGVALELNPHIDVMIHTKYMRDVDVLKEAGASQVFSSESEVALSMAEYFLREGGADDEQIVSERQRIRAELDREVPGASAAGH
- a CDS encoding 7-carboxy-7-deazaguanine synthase QueE — translated: MLTLAQLHGQPEIFHSIQGEGVSQGTPCVFLRLAGCNLACSWCDTAYSWNGTVPGVRLTPEKAAELALRYPCRRLVLTGGEPLIQQKALPALLRLLPDHAVELETNGTIMPDAELLERITQFNVSPKLPHSGNETARTWKPDILRRLAFTEKAWFKFVVACEEDVKTALRQASGADIPAERILLMPLASTRAELDAMRAQTVEWCLRYGLRFSDRLHIAIWDSKKGV